One Thermicanus aegyptius DSM 12793 DNA segment encodes these proteins:
- a CDS encoding DUF294 nucleotidyltransferase-like domain-containing protein, giving the protein MEEHLLRCIDESQTIENLIVLRQKGLDDYRSTITDRWMSHSEFKQLGEFHRHLYKRVIEITLQELEIEGKIPKKFKPFSFVLLGSGGREELTSASDQDHMMIIQGTDEMDEEEELFYAHFTQRIAVSMVQIGLPLCEGNVLATNRKWRLLEGELRLQLDEWFYDHDWKQVRNFIILYDMNSVYGDVEIVDRIRQYIYRKLEQSPFFLKRIFENMKKNEVPLTPFGKIMISMYGPHQGSISVKQGMYLPLVKSIRLISIGEQIHANSTLSRIQHLVDQGFWDENTGNYWSFTFLKIMTLRYGMPIRFAMKDGDHLPYSHLAAREQGEIKEILRSLKDLQKEAESYVKHKLGERR; this is encoded by the coding sequence ATGGAGGAGCATCTCCTACGATGTATCGATGAAAGTCAAACGATTGAAAACTTAATCGTTTTGCGACAAAAAGGTTTGGATGATTACCGCTCTACCATCACAGACCGATGGATGAGCCATTCAGAATTTAAACAGTTAGGAGAATTCCATCGCCACCTTTATAAACGGGTCATCGAGATCACCTTACAAGAATTAGAAATAGAGGGTAAAATACCTAAAAAATTTAAGCCTTTCTCTTTTGTTTTACTTGGAAGCGGAGGCCGTGAAGAATTGACGTCGGCCAGTGATCAGGATCATATGATGATCATCCAGGGGACAGATGAAATGGATGAGGAAGAGGAATTGTTTTATGCCCATTTCACCCAACGAATTGCCGTCTCAATGGTTCAGATCGGTCTTCCCCTTTGTGAAGGGAATGTGTTAGCCACCAATCGTAAATGGCGCCTCCTCGAAGGGGAATTACGGCTCCAATTGGACGAATGGTTTTACGATCATGACTGGAAGCAAGTGAGAAATTTTATCATTCTCTATGACATGAATTCCGTTTATGGGGATGTTGAGATTGTAGATCGTATCCGTCAGTACATTTACCGCAAATTAGAACAGAGCCCCTTTTTCCTAAAGAGAATCTTTGAAAATATGAAAAAAAACGAGGTTCCGTTAACGCCGTTTGGAAAGATTATGATATCTATGTATGGACCTCATCAGGGTTCCATCTCGGTTAAACAGGGAATGTATCTTCCCCTGGTTAAATCGATTCGTCTTATCTCCATAGGAGAGCAAATCCATGCCAACTCAACGCTAAGCCGAATTCAACATCTCGTAGATCAAGGATTTTGGGATGAAAACACGGGGAATTATTGGTCATTCACCTTCCTAAAAATAATGACTTTGCGTTACGGAATGCCGATTCGGTTTGCGATGAAGGATGGTGATCATCTCCCCTATTCGCATCTCGCGGCCCGGGAACAGGGAGAAATCAAAGAGATCTTAAGAAGCTTGAAAGATTTACAGAAAGAAGCGGAAAGCTACGTTAAACATAAATTAGGCGAAAGGAGGTAA